Proteins from a single region of Diaphorobacter limosus:
- a CDS encoding enoyl-CoA hydratase/isomerase family protein, whose amino-acid sequence MSGEVVAAMAAAEAAGRGVLRVTLRHDGRLNAMSRAMWRHLRSVFESVQRSIDVRCVLIEGAGQAFCAGGDISEYPDFRFDVAQLRDFHENDVWGGLSAMLACDVPIVARIAGACMGAGVEIASCCDIRIAETGARFGAPIAKLGFPMAPREAALVAGAVGDVTARQMLLEAATFDAAEMARRGFLSRVVEADQLEAQAVGAALRIAALAPGAARMNKQTLRAFQAQKMPTTPDHQAQIAIKTIVDPYAYADSAEHREGITAFLEKRSPVF is encoded by the coding sequence ATGTCGGGTGAAGTTGTCGCGGCCATGGCCGCAGCGGAGGCCGCCGGCCGCGGCGTGCTGCGCGTGACGCTGCGCCACGATGGGCGGCTGAACGCCATGAGCCGCGCCATGTGGCGCCACTTGCGCTCTGTTTTCGAGAGCGTTCAACGCAGTATTGACGTGCGCTGCGTGCTCATAGAGGGCGCAGGGCAGGCGTTCTGCGCGGGCGGTGACATCTCCGAGTACCCGGACTTTCGCTTCGATGTCGCGCAGCTGCGTGACTTTCACGAAAACGACGTCTGGGGCGGCCTGTCGGCCATGCTGGCCTGCGACGTGCCCATCGTCGCGCGCATTGCTGGCGCCTGCATGGGCGCGGGCGTGGAGATCGCCAGCTGCTGCGACATCCGCATCGCCGAAACCGGCGCGCGCTTTGGCGCGCCCATCGCCAAGCTCGGCTTTCCGATGGCGCCGCGCGAGGCGGCCCTGGTGGCCGGCGCGGTGGGCGACGTGACCGCGCGCCAGATGTTGCTGGAGGCCGCCACTTTCGATGCCGCCGAGATGGCCCGACGGGGCTTTCTGAGCCGCGTCGTCGAGGCCGACCAGCTGGAGGCCCAGGCCGTTGGCGCCGCGCTGCGCATTGCCGCGCTGGCGCCGGGTGCGGCGCGCATGAACAAACAGACCCTGCGCGCGTTTCAAGCACAAAAAATGCCTACAACGCCCGACCACCAAGCGCAAATAGCTATTAAAACAATAGTTGATCCGTACGCCTATGCCGACAGCGCCGAGCACCGCGAGGGCATCACCGCCTTCCTGGAGAAGCGCTCCCCTGTATTTTGA
- a CDS encoding malonyl-CoA synthase has protein sequence MSTSNQNLFAALRAAFPADLEQIAVETMSASGEPLLYSWRDLDRASARIANLLAALELPEGSRIAVQVEKSVEAMLLYLATLRAGHVFLPLNTAYQSAEIEYFVGNAEPAVVVCTPGNFGWVSKIAFTAGTQHVFTLGDDRTGSLLERAAHFGDDHVPVARGADDLAAILYTSGTTGRSKGAMLTHGNLLSNAVMLKDYWGWVPGDVLIHALPIFHVHGLFVAIHAALLNGSKMIWLAKFDPRAAIAAMARATVFMGVPTLYVRMLAEQGLTPEAARHMRLFISGSAPLLIETFQEWQRRTGHTILERYGMSETIMLTSNPYQADARHGDQDERRGATVGFPLPGVGLRVVDDANQDLPVGEIGNIQVRGPNVFQGYWRMPEKTAEEFTADGWFKTGDVGRVDERGYVSIVGRSKDLIISGGYNVYPAEIEGYINEMPGVAESALVGVPHPDFGEVGVAVVIAKPGAQLDGEAIITALKGQLANFKIPKRCFVATELPRNTMGKVQKNLLREQHKGLFP, from the coding sequence ATGAGCACCTCCAACCAGAACCTCTTTGCCGCTCTGCGCGCCGCCTTTCCCGCCGACCTGGAGCAGATCGCGGTGGAGACCATGTCCGCCAGCGGCGAGCCGCTGCTCTACAGCTGGCGCGACCTCGATCGCGCCAGCGCCCGCATCGCCAACCTGCTGGCCGCGCTCGAGCTGCCCGAGGGCAGCCGCATCGCCGTGCAGGTGGAAAAATCGGTCGAGGCCATGCTGCTGTACCTGGCCACGCTGCGCGCGGGCCATGTGTTCTTGCCGCTCAACACCGCCTACCAGAGCGCCGAGATCGAATACTTCGTCGGCAATGCCGAGCCGGCCGTGGTGGTCTGCACGCCGGGCAACTTCGGCTGGGTGTCAAAAATCGCGTTTACCGCCGGTACGCAGCATGTGTTCACGCTGGGCGACGACCGCACGGGCAGCCTGCTGGAGCGGGCCGCGCACTTTGGCGACGACCATGTCCCAGTCGCCAGGGGCGCTGACGACCTGGCCGCCATCCTCTACACCAGCGGCACCACCGGGCGCAGCAAGGGGGCGATGCTGACGCACGGCAATCTGCTGTCCAACGCGGTGATGCTCAAGGACTACTGGGGCTGGGTGCCTGGGGACGTGCTCATCCACGCCCTGCCCATCTTCCATGTGCATGGCCTGTTCGTGGCCATCCACGCCGCGCTGCTGAATGGCAGCAAGATGATCTGGCTGGCCAAGTTCGATCCCCGAGCGGCCATCGCCGCCATGGCGCGTGCCACCGTGTTCATGGGCGTGCCCACGCTGTACGTGCGCATGCTGGCCGAGCAGGGGCTGACCCCAGAGGCCGCCAGGCATATGCGCCTGTTCATCTCGGGCTCGGCGCCGCTGCTGATCGAGACCTTCCAGGAATGGCAGCGACGCACGGGCCACACCATCCTGGAGCGCTACGGCATGAGCGAGACCATCATGCTCACCTCCAACCCCTACCAGGCCGACGCACGCCACGGCGACCAGGACGAGCGCCGCGGCGCCACCGTGGGCTTTCCCCTGCCGGGCGTGGGCCTGCGCGTGGTGGACGACGCGAATCAGGACTTGCCCGTGGGCGAGATCGGCAACATCCAGGTGCGCGGCCCGAACGTCTTCCAGGGCTATTGGCGCATGCCGGAGAAGACGGCGGAGGAGTTCACGGCCGACGGCTGGTTCAAGACCGGCGACGTGGGCCGGGTGGACGAGCGCGGCTACGTGAGCATCGTCGGCCGCAGCAAGGACCTGATCATCAGCGGCGGCTACAACGTCTACCCGGCCGAGATCGAGGGCTATATCAACGAGATGCCCGGCGTGGCCGAGAGCGCCCTGGTGGGCGTGCCGCACCCCGACTTCGGCGAGGTGGGCGTGGCCGTGGTCATTGCCAAGCCCGGCGCCCAGCTCGACGGCGAGGCGATCATCACCGCACTCAAGGGCCAGCTGGCCAACTTCAAGATCCCCAAGCGCTGCTTCGTCGCCACCGAACTGCCACGCAACACCATGGGCAAGGTGCAGAAGAACCTGCTGCGCGAGCAGCACAAGGGCTTGTTTCCCTGA
- a CDS encoding universal stress protein: MYKRILIATDGSQLSDMAVESGLSLAGLTGASVIALKVVPRYPRSYFDGTLPVEAADIKRIEKQWSDAAQVLVNKVKARGSDEGVSVKAVVVKSDLIAEAVISAAKKHNCDLIVMASHGRKGIKRLLLGSETQHVLTHSHIPVLVLR, from the coding sequence ATGTACAAACGCATACTGATCGCCACGGACGGTTCACAGCTGTCGGACATGGCCGTGGAGAGTGGCCTGTCGCTGGCAGGCCTGACGGGCGCATCGGTGATTGCCCTGAAGGTGGTGCCGCGCTACCCGCGCAGCTACTTCGACGGCACCCTGCCGGTCGAGGCAGCGGACATCAAGCGCATCGAGAAGCAATGGAGCGATGCGGCCCAGGTTCTGGTGAACAAGGTCAAGGCACGCGGCTCGGACGAGGGCGTGAGCGTCAAGGCCGTGGTGGTGAAGTCCGACCTGATCGCCGAGGCTGTGATCTCCGCTGCCAAGAAGCACAACTGCGACCTGATCGTCATGGCCTCGCACGGCCGCAAGGGCATCAAACGCCTGCTGCTGGGCAGCGAAACCCAGCATGTGCTGACGCATTCACACATCCCGGTGCTGGTGCTGCGCTGA
- a CDS encoding cation-translocating P-type ATPase produces MSNKPAGQLAATDTAMLLDDPQEWSAFGRPHGRRAAADMPPTQTAWESHVVLEGMHCTACALTIEDALRQVPGVSDVDVSAATRRARVVWNPAQVLPSQWMEAVRRAGYRSIPAMDALAREERRRENRRALWRWLVAGFCMMQVMMYAWPAYQAMPGDLTFEMEQLLRWASWVISLPVVLFACGPFFSSALRDLRQRTVSMDLPVALGMLITFVVSMLGTFDPAGPFGREVYYDSLTMFVFFLLTGRWLELRLRDRTAGALEAVMNRLPDSVLRRTAAGDFERVATRRLQLGDVVRVLPGEAFPADGRILTGATQADEALLTGESTPVAKQPASPVTAGSYNLSAAVEVVVEALGAQTRFGQIVTLMESASLQKPRLAQLADRVARPFLVGVLLAAALAAAWWWPTDPSHALMVAVAVLVVTCPCALSLATPVAMLTAAGTLARSGVLVRNLQGLEALAAVDTVVFDKTGTLTRDRLAVTGTQLGPDAGLTAMQALALAARLAQHSLHPVARAVVAAAEVLPPHDDSWLVGAVEELPGAGLQALGSRNGQQGEAILRLGSVAHARVAPAEGAPQQVMLSAEREGRVTELARFDLSEELRPEAPAVVQQLRDAGIAVELLSGDHGQAVQRVAQRTGIDAAQGACTPQDKLQHLQALQAQGHLVAMVGDGLNDGPVLAGAHASLAFGKSVALAQSRSDIVVLGDNLALVAQTLLMARRTMHIVRQNLWWAAGYNAVGVPLAIAGYMPAWLAGLGMALSSLLVVLNAARLARTAGGDAPANAHAPLSAQGPVGVG; encoded by the coding sequence ATGTCAAACAAACCCGCCGGCCAGTTGGCGGCCACCGATACCGCCATGCTGCTGGACGACCCTCAGGAATGGTCGGCCTTCGGTAGGCCGCATGGCCGCCGTGCGGCGGCGGATATGCCACCGACGCAGACCGCCTGGGAATCCCATGTGGTGCTGGAGGGCATGCATTGCACGGCCTGCGCCCTGACCATTGAGGACGCCTTGCGCCAGGTGCCCGGCGTCAGCGACGTGGACGTGAGCGCCGCCACGCGCCGCGCGCGCGTGGTGTGGAACCCGGCGCAGGTGCTGCCATCGCAATGGATGGAGGCCGTGCGCAGGGCCGGCTACCGATCCATCCCCGCCATGGACGCGCTGGCGCGCGAGGAGCGCCGGCGTGAGAACCGCCGCGCCCTCTGGCGCTGGCTGGTCGCGGGTTTTTGCATGATGCAGGTCATGATGTACGCATGGCCCGCCTACCAGGCCATGCCCGGTGACCTGACGTTCGAGATGGAGCAGCTGCTGCGCTGGGCTTCCTGGGTCATCAGCCTGCCCGTGGTGCTGTTTGCCTGCGGGCCGTTCTTCTCCAGCGCGCTGCGCGATCTGCGTCAGCGCACCGTGAGCATGGATCTGCCGGTGGCGCTGGGCATGCTGATCACCTTTGTGGTGAGCATGCTGGGCACCTTCGACCCCGCCGGGCCGTTCGGGCGCGAGGTGTATTACGACTCGCTGACCATGTTCGTGTTCTTTTTGCTCACTGGCCGTTGGCTGGAGCTGCGCCTGCGCGACCGCACGGCGGGGGCGCTGGAAGCGGTCATGAACCGCCTGCCCGACAGCGTGTTGCGGCGCACGGCGGCGGGAGACTTTGAGCGCGTGGCCACGCGACGCCTGCAGCTGGGCGACGTGGTGCGGGTATTACCCGGCGAGGCATTCCCCGCTGATGGGCGCATCCTCACCGGAGCGACCCAGGCCGATGAGGCCTTGCTGACGGGGGAGTCCACCCCAGTGGCCAAGCAGCCCGCCAGCCCGGTGACGGCCGGCAGCTATAACCTGAGCGCGGCGGTCGAGGTGGTGGTGGAGGCACTGGGCGCACAGACACGTTTTGGCCAGATCGTCACGCTGATGGAAAGCGCCTCGCTGCAAAAGCCACGCCTGGCGCAGCTGGCCGACCGTGTCGCGCGGCCGTTTCTGGTCGGCGTGCTGCTTGCTGCGGCGCTGGCCGCCGCCTGGTGGTGGCCCACCGATCCCAGCCATGCGCTGATGGTCGCCGTGGCGGTGCTGGTGGTCACCTGTCCCTGTGCGCTGTCGCTGGCCACGCCGGTGGCCATGCTCACCGCTGCAGGCACCCTGGCGCGCAGCGGCGTGCTGGTGCGCAACCTGCAGGGGCTGGAGGCTCTCGCCGCTGTGGATACCGTGGTGTTCGACAAGACCGGCACACTCACGCGCGACCGGCTGGCGGTTACCGGTACGCAGCTGGGGCCTGATGCCGGGCTTACGGCCATGCAGGCTCTGGCCCTGGCGGCCCGGCTGGCGCAGCATTCCCTGCATCCGGTGGCGCGTGCAGTGGTGGCCGCGGCCGAGGTCTTGCCGCCGCATGACGACTCCTGGCTCGTGGGCGCGGTGGAGGAGTTGCCGGGCGCAGGCCTGCAGGCGCTTGGGAGCCGGAATGGACAGCAGGGGGAGGCGATCCTGCGCCTGGGGTCGGTAGCGCATGCGCGTGTGGCGCCCGCAGAAGGTGCGCCTCAGCAGGTCATGCTGTCGGCTGAGCGGGAAGGCCGGGTTACCGAACTGGCGCGCTTTGACTTGAGCGAAGAACTGCGCCCCGAGGCTCCAGCCGTGGTGCAGCAGCTGCGCGACGCGGGGATCGCCGTGGAGCTGTTGTCTGGCGACCATGGCCAGGCCGTGCAACGCGTGGCACAGCGCACGGGCATCGATGCGGCGCAAGGGGCCTGCACACCGCAGGACAAGCTGCAGCATCTGCAGGCTCTGCAGGCGCAGGGGCACCTGGTGGCCATGGTGGGTGATGGCCTCAATGACGGTCCGGTGTTGGCTGGCGCACACGCTTCGCTGGCCTTTGGCAAGTCTGTTGCGTTGGCGCAATCCCGTTCTGACATCGTTGTTTTGGGCGACAATCTCGCCCTCGTAGCCCAGACCCTGCTAATGGCGCGGCGCACCATGCACATCGTGCGCCAGAACCTGTGGTGGGCTGCTGGCTACAACGCCGTGGGTGTACCCCTGGCCATTGCCGGTTACATGCCGGCCTGGCTGGCAGGGCTGGGCATGGCGCTCAGCTCGCTGCTGGTGGTTTTGAATGCCGCGCGCCTGGCGCGTACCGCGGGTGGTGATGCTCCCGCCAACGCCCACGCGCCGCTCTCGGCGCAAGGGCCTGTGGGGGTGGGTTGA
- the ccoS gene encoding cbb3-type cytochrome oxidase assembly protein CcoS — protein sequence MDILYLLIPLSVVLVLFVLAGLWWAVYRGQFENVEQEGERILRGD from the coding sequence ATGGACATTTTGTATCTGTTGATTCCTCTATCCGTCGTGCTTGTGCTGTTTGTGCTGGCGGGCCTGTGGTGGGCGGTCTACCGAGGACAATTTGAAAACGTCGAACAAGAGGGAGAGCGCATATTGCGGGGCGATTGA
- the ccoN gene encoding cytochrome-c oxidase, cbb3-type subunit I gives MESSQTKVAHYDDTVVRQFSIMAVVWGVVGMLVGVFIAAQLTWPELNFGIPWLSYGRLRPLHTNAVIFAFGGCGLFATSYYVVQRTCQTKLFGGPLIPFTFWGWQIVIVAAAISLPLGYTTSKEYAELEWPIDILIALVWVSYAIVFFGTVGKRKVKHIYVANWFFGAFILAVALLHIVNSAEMPAGWMKSYSAYAGVQDAMVQWWYGHNAVGFFLTTGFLGMMYYYIPKQAGRPVYSYRLSIVHFWALIFTYMWAGPHHLHYTALPDWTQSVGMVFSLILLAPSWGGMINGIMTLSGAWHKLRDDPILRFLIVSLSFYGMSTFEGPMMSIKTVNALSHYTDWTVGHVHSGALGWVGLVTMGSLYYMIPRLFGREKMHSIKAIEIHFWLATIGIVLYIAAMWIAGVMQGLMWRAVNPDGTLTYTFVESVKATYPFYAIRFLGGVLYLAGMCFMAWNTWMTAISGRSVKVAIPAVNPAHA, from the coding sequence ATGGAGTCATCACAAACAAAAGTTGCGCACTACGACGATACCGTCGTGCGCCAGTTCTCGATCATGGCGGTCGTCTGGGGGGTGGTCGGCATGCTGGTCGGCGTGTTCATCGCCGCCCAGCTCACATGGCCCGAGCTTAATTTTGGTATTCCATGGCTGAGCTATGGCCGCCTGCGCCCACTGCACACCAATGCGGTGATTTTTGCCTTTGGCGGTTGCGGCCTGTTCGCTACCAGCTACTACGTGGTGCAGCGCACCTGCCAGACCAAGCTGTTTGGTGGGCCGCTGATCCCGTTTACCTTCTGGGGTTGGCAAATCGTCATCGTGGCTGCCGCCATCTCCCTGCCGCTGGGTTACACCACGAGCAAGGAGTACGCCGAGCTGGAATGGCCTATCGACATCCTGATCGCCCTGGTCTGGGTGTCCTATGCCATCGTGTTCTTCGGCACCGTCGGCAAGCGCAAGGTCAAGCACATCTATGTGGCCAACTGGTTCTTTGGCGCATTCATCCTGGCCGTGGCCCTGCTGCACATCGTCAACAGCGCGGAGATGCCCGCTGGCTGGATGAAGAGCTACTCCGCCTACGCGGGCGTGCAGGATGCCATGGTGCAGTGGTGGTATGGCCACAATGCCGTGGGCTTTTTCCTGACCACGGGCTTCCTGGGCATGATGTATTACTACATCCCCAAGCAGGCCGGCCGCCCGGTGTACAGCTACCGCCTGTCCATCGTCCACTTCTGGGCCCTGATCTTCACCTACATGTGGGCCGGCCCGCACCATCTGCACTACACGGCCCTGCCTGACTGGACGCAGTCCGTCGGCATGGTCTTCTCGCTCATCCTGCTCGCTCCCAGCTGGGGCGGCATGATCAACGGCATCATGACCCTGTCGGGCGCCTGGCACAAACTGCGTGACGACCCCATCCTGCGCTTCCTGATCGTGTCACTGTCGTTCTACGGCATGTCCACGTTCGAGGGCCCGATGATGTCCATCAAGACCGTCAACGCTCTGTCGCATTACACCGACTGGACCGTGGGTCACGTGCACTCCGGCGCGCTGGGCTGGGTGGGGCTGGTGACCATGGGTTCGCTCTACTACATGATCCCGCGCCTGTTCGGTCGCGAAAAGATGCACTCCATCAAGGCCATTGAAATCCACTTCTGGCTGGCCACCATCGGCATCGTGCTGTACATCGCCGCGATGTGGATTGCCGGCGTGATGCAGGGCCTGATGTGGCGCGCGGTCAACCCTGATGGCACGCTGACCTACACCTTTGTCGAAAGCGTGAAAGCCACCTATCCCTTCTATGCCATTCGTTTCCTGGGCGGTGTGCTGTATCTGGCTGGTATGTGCTTCATGGCCTGGAACACCTGGATGACCGCAATTTCCGGTCGTTCCGTGAAGGTGGCCATTCCGGCCGTCAATCCGGCGCACGCTTGA
- the ccoO gene encoding cytochrome-c oxidase, cbb3-type subunit II, which yields MSNTNKQTSSGFTHEKVETSNFLMIVLILVVIAMGGLVEIVPLFFQKSTTEPVQGLKPYTALQLAGRDIYQREGCYNCHSQMIRPFRAETLRYGHYSVAGEFVYDYPFQWGSKRTGPDLHRVGGKYSDEWHRIHLVNPRDVVPESNMPAYPWLEKNQVDAASMAPHMRALRRVGVPYTDEEIAGSAEAVKGKTEMEAVIAYLQVLGTALK from the coding sequence ATGTCTAATACAAACAAGCAAACAAGCTCCGGTTTCACCCATGAGAAGGTGGAAACCAGCAACTTCCTCATGATCGTCCTGATCCTGGTGGTGATCGCCATGGGAGGTTTGGTGGAAATCGTTCCGCTGTTCTTCCAGAAGTCCACCACCGAACCGGTTCAGGGCCTCAAGCCCTACACGGCGCTGCAGCTGGCAGGGCGCGACATCTATCAACGCGAGGGCTGCTACAACTGCCATTCGCAGATGATTCGTCCGTTCCGCGCCGAGACGCTGCGCTATGGTCACTATTCGGTTGCCGGTGAGTTTGTCTACGACTACCCGTTCCAGTGGGGTTCCAAGCGCACCGGCCCGGATTTGCATCGTGTTGGCGGCAAGTACAGTGATGAATGGCACCGCATTCATCTGGTCAACCCGCGTGATGTGGTGCCCGAGTCCAACATGCCTGCCTACCCCTGGCTCGAAAAGAACCAGGTGGATGCCGCCAGCATGGCTCCGCATATGCGCGCATTGCGCCGCGTTGGCGTGCCCTACACGGATGAGGAAATCGCCGGCTCGGCCGAGGCCGTCAAGGGCAAGACCGAGATGGAAGCCGTGATTGCCTACCTGCAGGTGCTGGGCACCGCGCTCAAGTAA
- a CDS encoding cbb3-type cytochrome oxidase subunit 3: MDITTMRIVVTLASLACFLGIWYWAYTARNRAQFDEAAQLPFANDD; this comes from the coding sequence ATGGACATCACCACCATGCGCATCGTGGTCACGCTGGCTTCGCTCGCGTGCTTTCTGGGTATTTGGTACTGGGCCTATACGGCTCGCAACCGGGCCCAGTTCGATGAGGCAGCGCAGCTGCCCTTCGCCAATGACGATTGA
- the ccoP gene encoding cytochrome-c oxidase, cbb3-type subunit III, with protein sequence MSDFTSNFWSIYVAGITLAGIIACALLLWLTSRKKIESAADNTTGHVWDVDLREMNNPMPRWWMWLFVITIVFAFAYLAAYPGLGTFKGQLGWTQVGEYQAEVDKANAELQPLYARFDSMKTEDIAADQAAMAIGERLFMNNCAQCHGSDARGSKSFPNLSDKDWLHGGTPDDIRKTIHDGRVGVMPPMAAAVGSPDDVRNLAQYVLSLSGSPHDSLKASLGKAKFTACAACHGMDGKGMTAMGAPNLTDDIWLHGWGEAAIVAMINDGKTNQMPAQAGKLTDQQINVLTAYVWGMSNKPGAAK encoded by the coding sequence ATGAGCGACTTCACCAGTAATTTCTGGTCTATTTATGTGGCCGGGATCACCCTTGCCGGCATCATCGCCTGTGCCTTGCTGCTGTGGCTGACATCACGCAAGAAGATCGAATCCGCTGCTGACAACACCACGGGCCATGTCTGGGATGTGGATCTGAGGGAGATGAACAACCCTATGCCCCGTTGGTGGATGTGGCTGTTTGTCATCACCATCGTCTTTGCCTTTGCCTATCTGGCGGCCTACCCGGGCCTGGGCACCTTCAAGGGCCAGCTGGGGTGGACGCAAGTCGGTGAGTACCAGGCAGAAGTTGACAAGGCCAATGCCGAGTTGCAGCCACTGTATGCACGGTTCGACAGCATGAAAACCGAGGACATTGCAGCCGACCAGGCGGCCATGGCGATCGGCGAGCGTTTGTTCATGAACAACTGTGCCCAGTGTCATGGCTCGGACGCACGCGGTAGCAAGAGCTTCCCGAATCTGTCGGACAAGGATTGGTTGCACGGTGGTACGCCCGATGACATTCGCAAGACCATCCATGATGGTCGAGTCGGTGTGATGCCCCCCATGGCCGCAGCGGTGGGTTCGCCCGACGACGTGCGCAACCTGGCCCAATACGTGCTAAGTCTGTCGGGAAGTCCGCACGATTCTCTCAAGGCGTCGCTGGGCAAGGCCAAGTTCACCGCCTGTGCGGCTTGCCATGGCATGGACGGCAAGGGCATGACTGCCATGGGAGCCCCTAATCTGACCGATGACATTTGGCTGCATGGCTGGGGCGAGGCAGCGATCGTGGCTATGATCAACGATGGCAAGACCAATCAAATGCCGGCCCAGGCTGGCAAACTCACAGATCAGCAGATCAATGTGCTGACCGCCTATGTCTGGGGCATGTCCAACAAGCCCGGCGCTGCAAAATAA
- the ccoG gene encoding cytochrome c oxidase accessory protein CcoG, protein MKPADGKPRKVIPIAAAPAEKPKTESASLYEAQKKVYPRSISGVFANWRWIMVYVTQLVFYGLPWLQWGERQMVLFDLGARRFYIFGLVLYPQDFIYLTGLLIISALALFLFTAVAGRLWCGFSCPQTVYTEIFMWIEHKIEGDRSARIRLDNGPWTFEKTWKKSLKQLVWIAVSFWTGFTFVGYFVPIRELGGELMSLHGSWQIFWVFFYGLATYGNAGYLREQVCKYMCPYARFQSAMFDNDTLVVTYDPERGEPRGPRTKAVDYKAKGLGDCIDCSLCVQVCPTGIDIRDGLQYDCIGCGLCVDACNTVMDKMQYPRGLIRFSTQNGVKNHWTQSQMLKRVLRPRVLFYSGILIALCIGMMASLVVRTPLKVDIVRDRAALSRIVAGGKLENIYRLQIMNATEGAQRYVISARGLDGLEVISEPEIDIGPAESRWVVVRLQIPYGSAAPGSHTVYFDVRAQDDKGQVAEKSVFLVPR, encoded by the coding sequence ATGAAGCCAGCCGACGGAAAGCCCCGCAAGGTTATCCCCATTGCGGCAGCGCCGGCAGAAAAGCCGAAGACCGAATCCGCATCTTTGTACGAGGCGCAGAAAAAGGTCTATCCGCGCTCGATCAGTGGCGTATTCGCCAATTGGCGCTGGATCATGGTGTATGTCACCCAGTTGGTTTTTTATGGCCTGCCCTGGCTGCAATGGGGTGAGCGCCAGATGGTGTTGTTTGATCTGGGTGCTCGGCGCTTCTACATCTTCGGTCTGGTGCTCTACCCGCAGGATTTCATCTATCTGACGGGGCTGCTCATCATCTCGGCGCTTGCACTGTTCTTGTTCACGGCGGTGGCAGGGCGGCTGTGGTGCGGATTTTCCTGTCCACAGACGGTTTATACCGAGATCTTCATGTGGATAGAGCACAAGATCGAAGGCGATCGCAGTGCGCGCATCCGGCTCGATAACGGCCCCTGGACATTTGAAAAGACCTGGAAAAAATCGCTGAAGCAACTGGTGTGGATTGCCGTGTCATTCTGGACCGGTTTTACATTTGTCGGATATTTTGTACCCATCCGGGAGTTGGGTGGCGAACTTATGTCGCTGCACGGAAGCTGGCAGATTTTCTGGGTGTTTTTCTACGGCTTGGCGACTTACGGCAACGCCGGCTACTTGCGTGAGCAGGTATGCAAATACATGTGTCCGTACGCGCGCTTCCAAAGCGCGATGTTTGATAACGACACCCTGGTTGTCACATATGACCCGGAGCGTGGCGAGCCCCGTGGCCCGCGCACCAAGGCGGTGGACTACAAGGCCAAGGGTCTGGGTGATTGCATCGATTGTTCACTGTGCGTACAGGTCTGCCCCACGGGAATCGATATCCGCGATGGGCTGCAGTACGACTGTATTGGCTGCGGCCTGTGCGTGGATGCCTGCAATACCGTGATGGACAAGATGCAGTATCCACGCGGCCTGATTCGGTTTTCCACGCAGAACGGCGTGAAGAACCACTGGACGCAGTCGCAGATGCTCAAACGTGTCCTGCGGCCACGGGTATTGTTTTATTCCGGTATTTTGATCGCCTTGTGCATAGGGATGATGGCCAGCTTGGTGGTGCGTACCCCATTGAAGGTAGATATCGTGAGGGATCGAGCGGCTCTGTCGCGCATCGTGGCAGGCGGGAAGCTTGAAAACATTTACCGACTGCAAATCATGAACGCCACCGAGGGGGCGCAGCGCTATGTGATCAGTGCACGTGGACTGGACGGGCTTGAGGTGATCTCCGAACCGGAGATTGACATCGGCCCGGCAGAATCTCGCTGGGTGGTCGTGCGGCTGCAAATTCCCTATGGATCGGCAGCGCCTGGCTCACACACCGTGTATTTTGATGTCCGTGCCCAGGATGACAAAGGCCAGGTGGCAGAAAAATCCGTGTTCCTGGTGCCGCGCTAA
- a CDS encoding FixH family protein, protein MSPNSSANSTPESQPWWKYGHVWLIIAGPVIVVIAGFITLWLALARPDPVLTEDYYQRGLDINKTLQNSQMSMTPATKGRNHAATPVQDQPR, encoded by the coding sequence ATGTCACCCAACTCATCAGCGAATTCGACGCCTGAGTCTCAGCCTTGGTGGAAGTATGGCCATGTCTGGTTGATCATTGCCGGGCCGGTGATCGTGGTAATCGCTGGCTTCATCACACTTTGGCTGGCGTTAGCACGGCCAGATCCAGTGTTGACGGAAGACTACTATCAACGGGGTCTTGACATCAACAAGACATTGCAAAACTCTCAGATGAGCATGACGCCAGCAACCAAGGGGCGCAACCACGCTGCTACCCCGGTGCAGGATCAACCACGCTGA